The following coding sequences lie in one Haladaptatus sp. DJG-WS-42 genomic window:
- a CDS encoding lipopolysaccharide biosynthesis protein: protein MSRAGSLIRRLLPGDSLADKTIKGGIWVTVSNLTDRGLQLVLLIILARLLEPADFGLMGIALLTATALRRLSNLGLNQALIYQREEDVDHYLNTAWSMEVTRGVLLAAVTFAVAPFVADLFHEPRALPILQVVAISPLLTGIRNPGIIYFQKNLEFHKQLVYQLSGSFTNFIVAVAIALAYGSVWALVLGYVLADAARLAVSYLAHDFRPSLAFDLPAARELFGYGKWVTGGGIITFLYSQGDDAVVGWLLNATSLGFYQLAYQFAMAPATEIAAVISSVAFPSYSKLQDDVPALREAFFQMIQVSTAVSFPLAVGIVAVAPTFVIAFLGEVWEPIIVPIQLIGVYAFLVSMNMTFGPVWQARGHPDYATKVSTLRTIFLALIIIPATLQFGIVGTAGAVVATYLFPSVPLDIYLVVKTVETTYARFFREIAYPLVASLSMGGVVWAAQSFLTLPPLLEFVVLVLVGAAVYGAIVLVLMTRFGWGLGKNLRTIGNVVKG, encoded by the coding sequence ATGAGTCGCGCAGGCAGCCTCATCCGCCGGTTGCTGCCCGGCGACTCGCTTGCAGACAAAACTATCAAAGGCGGCATCTGGGTGACGGTATCGAATCTGACCGACCGCGGCCTGCAACTCGTGTTGCTCATCATCCTCGCGCGCCTGCTCGAACCAGCCGACTTCGGGCTGATGGGGATTGCACTGCTCACCGCGACGGCGCTCCGCAGGCTCTCGAATCTGGGATTGAATCAGGCGCTCATCTACCAGCGCGAGGAGGACGTTGACCACTACCTCAACACCGCGTGGAGCATGGAGGTCACGCGAGGGGTTCTCCTCGCCGCGGTGACGTTCGCGGTCGCACCGTTCGTCGCGGACCTGTTTCACGAACCCCGCGCGCTGCCGATCTTGCAGGTGGTGGCGATTTCACCCCTTCTTACCGGCATCCGGAATCCGGGCATCATCTACTTCCAGAAGAATCTGGAATTCCACAAACAGCTCGTCTACCAGCTGTCGGGGTCGTTTACCAACTTCATCGTGGCGGTGGCCATCGCCCTCGCCTACGGTTCGGTCTGGGCGCTCGTCCTCGGCTACGTGCTCGCTGATGCCGCACGACTCGCCGTCTCGTATCTGGCCCACGACTTCCGCCCCTCGCTCGCCTTCGACCTGCCCGCTGCCCGCGAACTGTTCGGCTACGGCAAGTGGGTGACCGGCGGCGGCATCATCACCTTTCTCTACAGCCAAGGTGACGACGCCGTGGTCGGGTGGCTGTTGAACGCAACCTCGCTCGGTTTCTACCAACTCGCCTATCAGTTTGCGATGGCTCCGGCCACCGAGATTGCTGCCGTGATTTCGTCGGTGGCGTTCCCGAGCTATTCGAAACTCCAAGACGACGTGCCCGCCTTGCGAGAGGCGTTTTTCCAGATGATTCAGGTGTCAACTGCCGTCTCCTTCCCGCTCGCGGTGGGCATTGTGGCCGTCGCTCCAACGTTCGTCATCGCCTTCCTCGGTGAGGTGTGGGAACCCATCATCGTCCCCATCCAACTCATCGGCGTGTACGCCTTCCTCGTCTCGATGAACATGACGTTCGGCCCGGTGTGGCAGGCGCGCGGCCACCCCGACTACGCGACGAAGGTTTCGACGCTTCGCACCATCTTCCTCGCGCTCATCATCATTCCGGCGACGCTCCAGTTCGGTATTGTGGGCACGGCGGGGGCAGTGGTCGCAACCTACCTGTTCCCCTCCGTCCCCCTCGACATCTACCTCGTCGTCAAAACCGTCGAAACGACCTACGCCCGGTTCTTCCGTGAGATTGCCTACCCGCTCGTGGCGAGCCTCTCGATGGGTGGTGTTGTCTGGGCTGCCCAGTCATTCCTCACGCTTCCACCGTTGCTCGAATTCGTCGTCCTCGTACTCGTCGGTGCCGCCGTCTACGGCGCGATTGTGCTCGTCCTCATGACGCGCTTTGGCTGGGGGCTTGGCAAGAATCTTCGAACGATTGGCAACGTCGTTAAGGGGTGA
- a CDS encoding glycosyltransferase gives MTGRETGPLVSVIVPTFNRPAALRAAAESVNAQTYDSIQLIVVDDSTTPAETALTGLDLDAIAEIHFIRSGNPQGAAAARNRGIAAADGTYVAFLDDDDRWDLEKIEKQVEAFEAAAPDVGVVYTGQRYVDEAGRTTTIRTPTTHGWVTKQLLAGAPLAPFSTVMVRASAIEEAGTIDERFPIWEDREWYLRLSMVCQFVAVPEPLVIRKMGDHGQLSSDFARIRDVSYPLFLDTHAPLAASYGMERAFAASMARMLAVAALDTGHYKDARHASLRAIRAGPTNGTSWVYLALSLGGRFTYRLAQVLKRRLSTPQASNNTSP, from the coding sequence ATGACCGGTCGGGAAACAGGGCCGCTCGTGAGCGTTATCGTGCCGACGTTTAACCGACCCGCTGCGCTCAGAGCGGCCGCAGAGAGCGTCAACGCCCAGACGTACGACTCGATTCAACTCATCGTCGTTGACGATTCGACCACACCCGCAGAAACCGCGCTCACGGGCCTCGACCTCGATGCAATCGCGGAAATTCACTTCATTCGGTCTGGGAACCCACAGGGCGCGGCCGCCGCGCGCAACCGTGGCATTGCCGCCGCAGATGGCACCTACGTTGCCTTCCTCGACGATGACGACCGGTGGGACTTGGAGAAAATCGAGAAACAGGTCGAAGCCTTCGAGGCTGCGGCTCCCGACGTTGGCGTGGTGTACACCGGCCAACGCTACGTCGATGAAGCCGGGCGCACGACCACGATTCGGACGCCGACCACGCACGGCTGGGTAACGAAGCAACTGCTCGCGGGTGCGCCACTCGCTCCGTTTTCGACGGTGATGGTGCGTGCGTCGGCAATTGAGGAAGCCGGGACGATAGACGAACGCTTCCCCATCTGGGAAGACCGTGAGTGGTATCTCCGGCTCTCGATGGTGTGTCAGTTTGTCGCCGTACCAGAACCGCTCGTCATCCGGAAGATGGGTGACCACGGCCAGCTTTCGAGCGACTTTGCCCGGATTCGAGACGTGTCCTATCCACTGTTTCTCGACACCCACGCGCCACTCGCCGCGTCCTACGGGATGGAACGCGCCTTTGCGGCGTCGATGGCGCGGATGCTCGCCGTCGCCGCCCTCGACACCGGCCACTACAAAGACGCCCGCCACGCTTCGTTGCGGGCGATTCGAGCAGGGCCGACGAACGGCACGTCGTGGGTGTATCTCGCGCTTTCACTTGGCGGTCGTTTCACCTACCGTCTCGCCCAGGTGCTCAAACGCCGACTTTCGACGCCTCAGGCTTCGAACAACACGTCGCCGTAG
- a CDS encoding right-handed parallel beta-helix repeat-containing protein, giving the protein MGPPSSRRRYLTALGAAALGGLAGCQVRQEPTPTTTETPTETPTETPTQTPDGPPELLRHGIQFSRDVDIVEDLGADPTGTEPINEILTTAATAGTLIRVPAGRYQLDGRFTFGADTVGLLGEGDVTFVPPTGFDSILLDTNGGVHDEIIIENIDIDLSAPDTTAGIRIQARSRFHVEDVEYLGRGVDTISGQVSAFLLSVSDPDGVGTLRRAVSKQGSRIDAYVNGNGRIAVWVGWDNKGTIRIEECDFREFGNNACYTSRTPGKVQIVDSYFLNNNASSIRLGGKGSYAENCTIEIDLNKYTGPPLETTETGFNTRAIVVETGVQLNVPAIEPGAEIRNCTVLARDSPKSQSLIELSPQGRSMIVKDTTIVCDLDDTPAIRRAKPGELPWRPYQQVPPEPHWISLENVTITGTARGGEAIRIEGGTDSVISNCIIEQPGAERDGIRFIDTVGCLIDGGKIDAGRYPITVQYSSIADGQCLVELGDLPQLTSQELSLDDIPLLHELSGERSDACIVTAAPPFVSGTHESVIRIADISAASSSEPTVRVYGDVLFEA; this is encoded by the coding sequence ATGGGCCCGCCCTCGTCCAGACGACGCTATCTCACCGCACTCGGAGCGGCCGCCCTGGGTGGGCTTGCGGGCTGTCAGGTCAGACAGGAGCCGACGCCAACGACGACCGAGACACCCACCGAAACACCAACGGAGACCCCGACGCAAACGCCGGACGGCCCACCGGAGCTGCTTCGCCACGGTATCCAGTTTTCGCGAGACGTAGATATTGTCGAAGACCTCGGGGCAGACCCGACCGGCACCGAGCCAATCAACGAGATTTTGACAACCGCGGCGACAGCGGGCACGCTCATTCGTGTCCCAGCAGGTCGCTATCAGTTGGACGGACGGTTTACGTTCGGTGCGGACACGGTGGGCTTGCTCGGCGAGGGCGACGTGACGTTTGTTCCCCCAACGGGCTTCGATAGCATCCTGCTCGATACCAACGGCGGTGTTCACGACGAAATCATCATCGAGAACATCGACATCGACCTCTCTGCGCCTGATACGACGGCGGGCATCCGCATCCAAGCGCGAAGCCGGTTTCACGTCGAAGACGTGGAGTACCTCGGTAGAGGCGTCGATACCATCAGCGGGCAGGTGAGTGCCTTTCTCCTCTCGGTGAGCGACCCTGACGGTGTTGGCACGCTCCGCAGAGCCGTCTCGAAACAGGGCTCGCGCATCGACGCCTACGTGAACGGCAACGGGCGAATTGCCGTCTGGGTTGGTTGGGACAACAAGGGAACCATCCGCATCGAAGAGTGCGATTTCCGCGAGTTCGGGAACAACGCCTGTTACACCTCGCGCACCCCGGGGAAGGTGCAAATTGTCGATTCGTACTTTCTCAACAACAACGCCTCGAGCATCCGCCTCGGCGGGAAGGGCAGTTACGCTGAAAACTGTACCATCGAAATCGACCTCAACAAATACACCGGGCCGCCGCTCGAAACCACTGAGACGGGCTTCAACACTCGCGCAATCGTGGTCGAAACCGGCGTCCAACTCAACGTTCCGGCCATCGAACCCGGCGCGGAGATTCGAAACTGTACCGTGCTTGCCCGCGACTCGCCAAAATCCCAGTCGCTCATCGAACTCTCACCGCAAGGTCGGAGCATGATTGTCAAAGACACGACCATCGTCTGCGACCTCGATGACACGCCCGCGATACGGCGAGCGAAACCCGGCGAGTTGCCGTGGCGACCCTACCAGCAAGTGCCGCCAGAGCCACACTGGATTTCGCTCGAGAACGTCACCATCACGGGGACAGCGCGCGGCGGCGAAGCCATTCGCATCGAAGGCGGCACGGATTCGGTCATCAGCAACTGCATCATCGAACAGCCGGGCGCAGAGCGTGATGGGATTCGGTTCATCGACACGGTTGGCTGTCTCATCGACGGCGGGAAAATCGACGCCGGGCGCTACCCTATCACGGTTCAGTACAGCAGTATCGCGGACGGCCAATGTCTTGTCGAACTCGGCGACCTCCCACAGCTCACCTCACAGGAGCTTTCACTCGACGACATCCCACTCCTTCACGAGCTTTCGGGCGAACGCTCGGATGCCTGCATCGTCACCGCCGCGCCACCGTTCGTGAGCGGCACCCACGAGTCGGTCATCAGAATTGCCGACATCAGCGCAGCATCCAGTTCCGAGCCGACCGTCCGCGTCTACGGCGACGTGTTGTTCGAAGCCTGA